A region of the Pseudomonas silesiensis genome:
TTCCTGGATGATCTGGTCGGCGATGCTTTGGTGGTCGGGAGATAGATGAAGAATGATCACGAACGCCATGCCGTTGTCCTGGGGCATGTTTTCAAAGAACAGTTTGATCGCTTGCAGCCCCCCGGCCGACGCGCCAATGCCCACCACCGGAAAATCCAGGGTGCTGGGGCTCAAGGCCTTTGGCCCGGAAACGGTGTCCGAGCGTTTGGAAGTGGTGGTCATGACTTCGGCCTTTGGCAGCGACGGAAAGCGTCTTGAGTTCAAGCGACGGGCGGGGCACTTCAATGAGTCAGGATAATCCCGTTTTTCAATAACGCCTTCAAATATTTAGCTTACTATTTGTACACCGCTGCTTGAAATTCCGAACACGCGGAGCCTATTTTGTACGGGTCGCCGTTCGCGGCTCGCACAACAACAAGGATTGCGTCATGACGACCGATGGCCAGCGTTCACTCGCCCAGCGATTGACGGGCATTGATGAGATTGAATGTGTCACGCCGGACTTGAATGGCGTGCCCCGTGGCAAGGTGATGACCGCCGAAGGTTTTCTCGAAGGGCGACGTTTGCAGATGGCGCGGGGCGTGCTGCTGCAATGCATCATGGGCGGATATCCGCCAGCGCGTTTCTACGGCAGCGATGACAGCGACCTGGCGTTGGTGCCCGATCCTGCGCAGATCCACCGTTTACCCTGGAGCAAGCAACCGCGCGCTTTTGCCATTTGTGATGCGGATGAGTTGACCGGCGAGAGCTCGAATCTGTCGACCCGCGGCCAGCTCAAGGCCGTCATCGCGCGTTACGCCGCCCTCGGCCTGGCCCCGGTGGTGGCGACCGAACTGGAGTTTTTTGTCTTCGCGCCCAACACCGACCCGACTCGACCCTTCCAGCCACCGGTAGGCCTGGACGGACGTCGCGAGGACGGTCATTCGGCCTTCAGTGTCAGTTCCAACAACGGCTTGCGGCCGTTCTTCAGTGAGGTTTACGAGTGCATGGCGGCCTTGGGCTTGCCGCGCGATACCTTCATGCACGAGATGGGCGTCAGCCAGTTCGAGATCAACCTGCTGCACGGCGATCCCTTGCTGCTGGCCGACCAGACGTTGCTGTTCAAGCATCTGCTCAAGGAAGTCGCGCTCAAGCATGGCTTGGCCGTGGTTTGCATGGCCAAGCCGCTGGCGCACACGCCGGGCAGTTCGATGCACATTCACCAGAGCGTCGTCGAGATCGGCACCGGGCGTAACGTGTTCAGCGACGAGGCGGGAGAGCCCACTGCGATCTTCCGTCATTTCATCGGCGGCCAGCAGGCGGGCATGGCGGATTTCACTGCGTTGTTCGCGCCTAACGTGAACTCCTATCAGCGTTTGTGTCATCCGTTTGCGTCACCGAACAATGCCTGCTGGTCCCACGACAACCGTGCGGCCGGCTTGCGCATTCCGGCCAGTTCGCCGGTCGCCCGTCGGGTTGAAAACCGTTTGCCGGGCGCTGATGCCAATCCGTATCTGGCGATTGCCGCGAGCCTGGCTGCCGGGTTATATGGTATCGAAAACCAACTGGAGCCGAGCGAGGCGATTCAGGGCGAATTCGAGGTGCCGGATAATCTTTCATTGCCGTGTACCTTGCATGCCGCTCTCGAGCGTCTGACACGTAGTCAATTGGCGAAGGAACTGTTTGGCGAGGAATTCATCGAAGGCTACGTCGCTTCGAAGACCCTGGAGTTGACCAGCTTCCTTGATGAAATTACTCCCTGGGAGCGGCGTGTTTTAGCGGCCCAGGCCTGACGATTCGTCGACACCGGGCTATCTTTTCGGATAGTCCGTTACTCACTGCAAGGAGCCGCTCGGAACGCCGATGCGCCAAATCTGGAAACCCTTTCGAGCGCTTTATTTTGCCTCGCTGATGATGTTGATCGGCTCGGGCTTGCTGAGTACTTACCTGGCCTTGCGCCTGGCTGCCGATCATGTCGACAGCCTGTGGGTCGGTGCGTTGATGGCGGCCAACTATTTCGGCCTGGTGCTGGGTGGCAAGATCGGCCATCGGCTGATTGCCCGGGTCGGGCATATTCGCGCCTATTCGGCCTGTGCCGGGATCGTCGGTGCGGCGGTGCTGGGCCACGGCCTGGTGGACTGGCTGCCCGCGTGGCTGTTTCTGCGGGTCATCGTCGGTCTCGGCATGATGTGCCAGTACATGGTCATCGAAAGCTGGCTCAATGAGCAGGCGGAAGCCAAGCAACGGGGCATCGTGTTCAGCGGGTACATGATCGCCTCCTACCTGGGGCTGGTCTTGGGTCAGCTGATTCTGGTCATGCACCCGGGGCTGGGTCTGGAATTGCTGATGCTGGTCGCCCTGTGCTTCGCACTGTGCCTGGTACCGGTGGCCCTGACCCAGCGGATTCACCCGGCGGCGATGCACCCGGCGCCGATGGAGCCGAGGTTCTTCATCAAGCGCGTGCCGCAATCGTTGAGCACGGTGCTGGGGGCGGGGTTGATCGTCGGTTCGTTCTACGGTCTGGCGCCGCTGTACGCCTCGCAGCAAGGCTTGTCCACGGAGCAAGTCGGTTTGTTCATGGGTAGCTGCATTTTCGCCGGCCTGCTGGTGCAATGGCCGTTGGGCTGGCTGTCCGATCGTTATGACCGGGCGCTGTTGATCCGTTGTTTTGCCTTCAGCCTGGCGCTGGCTGCATTGCCGCTGGCGATCATGAAGCAGGTGCCGCTGGAGGTGTTGTTCATCGCCGGTTTCCTCTGCTCGTTGGTGCAGTTCTGCCTGTACCCGTTGGCGGTGGCGTTCTCCAATGACCATGTCGAGGGTGACCGTCGGGTGTCCCTGACTGCGATGTTGCTGGTGACCTATGGCGTCGGCGCCAGTATCGGGCCGTTGGTGGCGGGGGTGCTGATGAAACTGTTCGGCAGCCAGATGCTTTACGCCTTCTTCAGTTTCTTCGCGTTGGTGCTGGTCTGGCGGATTCGTCCGAAAGCGGTCACCAATCTGCACCAGGTGGACGATGCACCGCTGCATCACGTCGCCATGCCGGACAGTATGTCGAGTTCACCGCTGGTGGCTTGCCTTGACCCACGGGTCGATGAGCAGGTGGTGCAGGAGCAGATGCAGAATCCGGTCGAACCCGAGCCGGACCCCGAGCCTGAGCCTGAGCGTGAACCGGTGACCGAAACCGATTCGTCCGCGGATGACGAAGACCTGGGCCGTGAGCAAAGCTTTACCGAGGCCAGGCCTTAACTTCGGGCACAAAAAAAACGGGCAGTCACCGCAAGGGGCTGCCCGTTTTTTATTGGAGCGTTGTATCAGAAGTCGTCTTTGTCGAAGCGCCGCGCTTCGCGCTGAAGCTGATAGACGAACCGCTCGACCTGACGCTGCACCAATCCGCTCATGTTGTGAAAGCGTACGCCGGCGAAGGTGGTGGAGATTCTTTCTTCGAAGTGCAGGTACCGCAGCTCGACCGGTGCGGTCATTTTGCCAAAGGGCAGGGCGGCGGCGAAGCGATCGTAGACCTGGCCCAGCTGCAAGCGGCTGCTGATGTCGCCTTCGAAGCGCAACTTGCAACCGGTGGCGGAAATGTCCAGCAATTTGCCGCTGATCGGCGCCTTGAGCTTTTCACCGTCCAGATCGACGTTGACCAGTTGTGCCAGCTTCAACGCTGCGCGAAAGGCATTGCGGCGCTGGTGATAGACCACTTGATCGGGCAGCGGGCCGCGGTAGCAGCGGGTATCGCCGGACTCGTCGATGGTCAGTGGGCCGTTGCTGTCCCAGGCAATGCGCACGCCGTCGTGGAAGCCTTCGACCTTGAAGGGTTCGCCGGCCAGCAGAAAGCGTTCGCCATCACGGGGAATCATTTCATCCAGGACGATCGTTTTACGCTCACGGTCGATGTCCACCAGATAGCTCTGGAAGCGCTGACTGCGCTCGTGGAACGTGATAATCAGCGGATCATGGCTGTCTTGCAGCTGGCGCAGGTTGCCGGAGATCTCCAGAGGCGTGGTAAGCACCTTGGGTGGCTGCGGAGCATCTTCCGCATTTAAGGCATTGGACACGGTTCATCAATCTCCGGACAAAATATGACTGCGGCTGGCCAGTATTTTGCCAGCATGTTTCGCGTCTTGATAGGGCGCGCTTATCGGCAGGCTCATGCCTGACTGAGGGGGCGTGGCTTTACCAGCGTGGAGAAGGATCCGCTGGCATTGTAAAGCGCTGGCGGCTCGCCGCCGGTGAGGATTTTCAGCTGGGTGGCCGTGGCGGCCTGCTGCATCACAATCGACTGGCCATTTTTCAGGTTGGCGCTCTGGCATTGAGCCAGGAGGTCGGTCAGCACATCGCTTTGTGTCAGCAACTGTTCACCGACGCTCGATTGGCTGGCCAGTTGCTCAAGACCCTGGCGATTGATGGGCAAATTGAAACTGGCGAGGATTTCACTGCGCTTGCGGCCATGCTGCTCGAGTAGAACGATCAATGCCTGTTTCTGCGCCAGAATGTCTTCGAGCAGCGGCATGTCGCGACCGTGCAAGGCGATGGATTCGGTTTGCAGTAACTGCAGCAAGTGTTGCGCAGGCGCAAAGTCGTCGGTAATCAATTGCAGCAGATTCGTGTCGTGCATGGCTGGCCTTGGGTTTTAAGCGTCCAAAAGCCTGGCGCGGGCCGTGGCCTAGCGCTGGGCTTCGAAGTTGAGCAGTTTGCTGGCGACACGGTTGCTGTCGACTTTGTAGCTGCCATCGGCAATCGCTGCTTTCAACTCGGCCACTCGGGCTTTGTCGACGGCGGGCTGATCGCGCAGCGTGTCAGTGACCTTCTGCAACTGTTGAGCCTCATTGCTGATGTGTACCGATTCCCCGCTTTTGACGGTGCTGGCCTGTTCGGCCGGGGTATTGAGCGGCGCGGATTTGCCGGCGTCGGCGGTTTCCCTGGCGGCGGCAGTACGGGTACTGCCCATCGGTGGCGAGGAGCTGTTCAATCGGTTGAAATCGATGACCATGATAAAAAACCTCTGGGTATTTGGACGCTTGCCATGTTTTCGGCCATACCCGGGAAAACTTTAGGCCCATTTCTCAATGAGCTGCGCGCGTCAGCGCTTGCCCTGCATGCAGCACAGTTTAGGGAACAGTCGGGTGGCGCGCCACTTCCTCACACATACACTGCCCTACATGGCCACTTCCACCTGACCCGGTGCGATGACTTGCGCCTTGATGACCCGCTGGGAGTTGAGGTTTTTCACTCGAATCTGGTCACGCAGGCCGCCGTTGGACAGTGCTTCACCGGGCATGCGCACGCTGAGTGTACCGCTGCGGGCGGTAATCACCACCTGATCGCCTTTGCTGATGACTTCAGCCTGTTCCAGATGCACCAGGGTAATGACCTGGTCGGCGACCATTGGTCGGGTCAGTTTCTGTCCGATCGCCTGGTCGACCGAGGTCAGGTAACCCTGGTTGATCAGACTGATGTCCCGCTCGCGCAAGCTCACGTCCTCGGGCTCGACAATACCCATGCGGCGCAGAGGGCGGGTGGTGGTCACAATGTCGCGAAACAGGCGTACTTGAGCGGGTACGAACACTGTCCAGGGCGAGGTGCCCTCGCAGCGAACCTTGACCGTGACCCGGCCCAGTGGCCTGGCCGGGCTCTCGAGGGAGGCTGTCAATTCCTTGTCGCACATTGGCATGCGCAATCGCGGGTCGAGCGGGTTGACCTGGATCTCGTAACGGCCTTCCGTTTGACTGCTCGCCAGATAGTCTTCCACGGAGAATTCAAGAAAGCCTTGAGTGACGCCGATAAGCATGTCAGGCAAGGTGAGCGTGTCAGCAATGGCCGGGCTGCCGGCGTTGAACAGGCACACGGCCGCCAGCACGCCGCACCCTTGTCGGCAGTTGGAGGTCAGGCGTCGGAAAAATGTCGGGTCTGGGTTCATACGGGTTAAAAAGCAAGCGCCGTGCCGTTTAGTGATGAATGTGCGTCGCAACACACTTAGCGTTGGAGTAGGAGTCTGGGCATGGCTGGTGTAATGGATTCGGTAAACCAGCGCACGCAACTGGTGGGGCAGAATCGCCTTGAGCTGTTGTTGTTCCGTCTCGACGGCCAGCAACTGTATGGGATCAACGTATTCAAGGTTCGTGAGGTGCTGCAATGCCCCAAGCTGACCCTGATGCCCAAGTCCAATCCTGTCGTGTGCGGTGTGGCGAGTATTCGTGGGGCGACTATTCCGATTCTCGATCTGGCGATGGCGACCGGATCCGGTCGGTTGCGTGATCAAAGCAATCCCTTCGTGATCATCACGGAGTACAACACCAAGACCCAGGGTTTTCTGGTGCGCTCGGTGGAGCGCATCGTCAACATGAATTGGGAGGAGATTCACCCGCCGCCCAAGGGCACGGGCCGCGATCATTACCTGACGGCGGTGACCCGAGTCGACAATCAGCTGGTCGAAATCATCGATGTGGAGAAGGTGCTGGCGGAAGTGGCGCCGACCCCGGAGGCCATTTCCGTCGGCGTGGTGGATGGCGACACCCGGCACAAAGCGCTGTCCTTGCGCGTGCTGACGGTCGACGACTCGTCGGTGGCGCGCAAGCAGGTCTCGCGTTGCCTGCAAACGGTCGGCGTCGAAGTGGTGGCGCTGAACGACGGCCGGCAAGCGCTCGATTACCTGCGCAAGTTGGTCGAGGAGGGCAAGAAGCCGGAAGAAGAGTTCCTGATGATGATTTCCGATATCGAGATGCCGGAAATGGACGGGTACACCCTGACGGCCGAGATCCGCAACGACCCGCGCATGCAAAAGCTGCATATCATCCTGCATACTTCGTTGTCGGGTGTATTCAATCAGGCGATGGTCAAGAAAGTCGGTGCCGATGACTTCCTGGCCAAATTCCGTCCTGATGACCTGGCATCCCGGGTAGTCGACCGGATCAAAGCAGCAGACATCAGCTAGGGGCCTTCTGCCCCTGGCGGTCAACACGATTTAAGAGGCGGTATCTTTGTCTACGGGTAATTTGGATTTCGAACAGTTCCGGGTCTTCCTGGAAAAAGCCTGTGGCATTTTGCTCGGTGAAAACAAGCAGTACCTGGTCGCGAGCCGTCTCAACAAACTGATGGAGCAGCAAGGCATCAAGTCCCTGGGTGAGCTGGTCCAGCGCATCCAGACCCAGCCACGCAGTGGCCTGCGCGAGATGGTGGTGGATGCCATGACCACCAACGAAACCCTGTGGTTTCGTGACACCTATCCGTTTGAAGTCTTGAAGAACAAGGTGCTGCCCGAAGCGATCAAGGCCGCCCCTGGTCAGCGCCTGCGGATCTGGTCGGCGGCTTGCTCGTCGGGTCAGGAACCGTATTCGTTGTCGATGTCGATCGATGAGTTCGAGCGGGTCAACCTGGGCCAGTTGAAAATGGGGGTGCAGATCGTTGCCACCGACCTGTCCGGCACCATGCTGACCAACTGCAAGAGCGGCGAGTACGACAGCCTGGCCATCGGCCGCGGTTTGTCACCCGAGCGCCTGCAGCGATATTTCGACCCCAAGGGACCGGGGCGCTGGGCCATCAAGGCACCGATCAAGAGCCGGGTGGAGTTTCGCTCGTTCAACCTGCTGGACAGCTACGCGAGCCTCGGCAAGTTCGACATCGTGTTCTGCCGCAATGTGCTGATCTACTTCTCCGCCGAGGTGAAGAAAGACATCCTGTTGCGTATTCACGGCACGTTGAAGCGCGGCGGTTATCTGTTCCTCGGCGCGTCCGAAGCGCTGAACGGTTTGCCGGATCATTACCAGATGGTTCAGTGCAGTCCGGGGATTATTTACCAGGCGAAGTGATTCGTAGGCGGTGCCAAAAAACGGGAGTCCTCAGGGCTCCCTTTTTTATGCCTGATGATTTCCCACATACCCCTGTAGGAGCGAGCTTGCTCGCGATGGTGTGTCAGGTACACCGGTGTCGACTGATGCACCATCGCGAGCAAGCTCGCTCCTACAGGGTATGCGGCGTGCTTGCGAACGTGTGAAGCGGCAGAAAAGCGGCAGACAGCGGAAACCGGTTGCCGCTTTTCTGGCATTGCCAGCTTCCCCCTGCCCGCAAAGCCCCGGTTTACGGGCTTTTTTGAATTGGCACGACGCTTGCTTTTGTAAAAGTCAAGTTACGAAAATCAGGTCACCCGAAGGTATCCGACATGAGCATCAGCTTCGATAAAGCGCTCGGTATCCACGAACAGGCCCTGGGCTTTCGCGCCAAGCGCGCCGAAGTCCTGGCCAACAACATTGCCAACGCCGACACCCCGAACTACAAGGCTCGGGACCTGGACTTTTCGGCAGTGCTCGCCGCGCAGAACGAGAAGACCAAGGGCGGCTCTTTCGCTTTGAACATGACCAACAACCGTCATATCGAAGCCGAAGGCCTGGGTAACGGAGATGAGTCGCTGCTGTATCGCACGCCGATGCAAGCGTCGATCGACCAGAACACCGTGGACGCTCAGCTCGAGCAATCGGCCTACGCGGAAAACTCGGTCAACTTCCAGGCCAGCTTCACCCTGCTCAACAGCAAATTCAAAGGGTTGATCTCAGCCCTTCGTGGAGAATGATTCATGTCCCTCGCCAGCGTTTTCAACATTGCCGGTAGCGGTATGAGTGCCCAGACCACTCGCCTGAACACCGTCGCCAGTAACATCGCCAACGCCGAGACCGTCTCTTCGAGCATTGACCAGACCTACCGCGCGCGTCACCCGGTATTCGCCACCATGTACCAGGGTGCCCAGAGTGGCGGCGGCGATTCGCTGTTCCAGAACCAGGACGCCGCCGGCCAGGGCGTGCAAGTGCTGGGCGTCGTCGAAGACCAGAGCAATCTGGACGCACGGTACGAGCCGAACCATCCGGCAGCCGACGCCAAGGGCTACGTCTATTACCCCAACGTCAATGTGGTGGAAGAAATGGCCGACATGATCTCCGCGAGCCGTTCGTTCCAGACCAACGCCGAAATGATGAACACGGCCAAGACCATGATGCAGAAGGTCCTGACCCTGGGTCAGTGATAGGGGACGACTCAGATGAGTGTGATTGATACCACCAGTGGCTTGAACCTCAACGACATCCTGGCCAACTCCTCGATCAAGACCAATACCGCTACCGGCGGCCTGGCGTCGGCAACGGACAGCGCCACCGGCAAAAAAGCCCTGGGCAAGGATGCATTCCTGCAGTTGCTGGTCACCCAGCTGAAAAACCAGAACCCGCTGGAGCCGCAGGACAACGGCGAGTTCGTCGCGCAATTGGCGCAGTTCAGCAGTCTGGAAGGGATCACCTCGCTTAACGACACGGTGACGGGCCTCGCCAGCAACTACAACTCCTCCCAGGCATTGCAGGCGTCGTCGCTGGTGGGGCGTTCGGTCATTGCGCCGGGCGACAAAGCCGTGGTCGACACTTCAAAGAGCATGACCGGCACGGTGGTGATCCCGGATTCGGTGGCCGGTGCCACCTTGAAAATCAGCGACAAGGACGGCAAGACCGTTCGCACCATCGACCTGGGCAGTCAGTCGGCCGGCAATGCCAGCTTCATCTGGGACGGCAAGGACGATGCAGGCAAAACGGTTGAGTCAGGTACTTATAGCTTCGCCGCTGCGACCACCATCGATGATCAGGCCGTGGCACTGATCACCCATCTGCCGGCGACCGTCAACAGCGTGACCATCAGCCAGACCGGCGGTGAGTTGATGCTCAACCTGGCCGGGCTGGGCAGTGTCGCCCTGTCCAAAGTACAAACCATTGGTATGTAGAGCCGACTAACACGGCACAAAGGAGTGGATTATGTCTTTCAATATCGGCCTTAGCGGTCTCTATGCAGCCAACAAACAACTGGACGTGACCGGCAACAACATCGCCAACGTCGCGACCACCGGTTTCAAATCGTCCCGTGCCGAATTCCAGGACGTTTACTCGGCGAGCAAGCTGGGTACCGGCAGCAAGGCCGTTGGAAGCGGAGTGCGCCTGGCCAACGTCGCCCAGCAGTTCACCCAGGGCGACATCAACAACACCGGCAACGTGCTGGACATGGGCATCAACGGTTCAGGCTTCTTCGTACTGAATAACAGCGGTTCGCTGTCCTACACCCGTGCCGGTACGTTCAAGGTCGACAAGGAAGGATACGTGACCAACACTGACGGCTCTGCGCGTCTGCAGGGCTACGGTGTGGACGCCAATGGCAAGATTCAGAACGGTGTGTTGACCGACCTGCGCATCGATACTTCGAACCTGGCGCCCAAGTCCACCAGCACGATTTCGTCGACGATCAACCTGAACTCCACGTCTGATGTGATCGATCAATCGATTGCCGCCAACCGGTTCGATCCGTCCAAGCAGGCCACCTTCACCAAGCAATTCAGTACCCCGGTATTCGACAGCCAGGGTAACCAGCACGTCATGGATCAATACATGGTCAAGACGGGCCCCAATACCTGGGACACCTATACCCTGATCGATGGCCGCAACCCGGATGGCAGCGACCCTGCTGTGGTTGCTACCCCTGCTACCCCTGATATTCCTGCCATCCCGGCTGACCCTTCTATCCCAGGGGACACTGGCACCCCAGCCATCCCTGGTACCCCTGCGATCCTTGCCAACCCTGCGATCCCTTCGACCATGACGTTCGATTCGAGCGGCAAGCTGGTTTCGGTCAGCACGCCGGTGACGCCGCCGACCACGCCACCCACCGCGACAATCGGCAACGATCTGAAGATCACCGGCTGGACTCCCGGCAAGGTGACCAATGGCGTGTGGGCAGCCAACGGAGCCGCCGCCAACCCGGAGGGCTTGACCATCGCCATGGGCAGCACGACGCAGTTCAACGCCGATACCGCACGTTCGATTCCTGCGCAGGACGGTTACGCCACCGGCCAGATCACCAGCCTGAGCATCGACGGTAGCGGGGTGCTGCTGGCCAACTTCAGCAACTACCAGACCAAGGCTATCGGTCAGATCTCGCTCGCCAGCTTTACCAACGAACAAGGTTTGCAGCCTATTGGCGGCTCCAGCTGGAAAGAATCCTATGCGTCGGGCATTCCCGGCTTCGATGCGCCGCAAAGCGGTACCTTGGGGATGATCGAATCCAACTCCCTGGAAGAGTCCAACGTCAACCTGACCAACGAACTGGTCGACTTAATCAAGGGGCAGAGCAACTACCAGGCGAACGCCAAGACCATCTCCACCCAGAGCACCATTATGCAGACCATTATTCAGATGGCGTGATGGTGGAGGGTTGGTAGTGCGACACAAAGAGCCCCTCGCGAGTGGGGCTTTTGTTTGTGTGTAGGAGCAAGCTCGCTCCTACAGGCAAAAGAAAACCCCCGACAATCCAGAGGACTGATCGGGGGTTTTCCAGGTAAAGCGCCTTTCGGCGGATTACCGGCTCAGCTTATTGGCAAGCTTCGCAATCCGGCTCGTCGATGGCGCAAGCCTTCGGCACTGGAGCAGGGCCGGCAGGTGCTGCCAGGACCGAGTCGTCACCGTGGTTGCCGCCGCTGGAAACCGCGTTCAGCTTGCCGGTGTTGATGGTCGACTTCTCGGTGCTGGTCGCGGCCAGGGCACGGAGGTAGTAGGTGGTTTTCAGACCACGGTACCAGGCCATGCGGTAGGTCACGTCCAGCTTCTTGCCCGAGGCGCCAGCGATGTACAGGTTCAGCGATTGAGCCTGGTCGATCCACTTCTGACGACGGCTGGCCGCGTCAACGATCCACTTGGTGTCCACTTCGAACGCCGTCGCGTAGAGCGCTTTGAGTTCTTGCGGGATGCGCTCGATCTGTTGCACCGAACCGTCGTAGTACTTCAGGTCGTTGATCATGACCGAGTCCCACAGACCGCGAGCCTTGAGGTCGCGAACCAGGTACGGGTTGATCACGGTGAATTCGCCCGACAGGTTCGATTTCACATAGAGGTTCTGGTAGGTCGGTTCGATCGACTGCGAGACGCCAGTGATGTTGGCGATGGTCGCGGTCGGTGCGATGGCCATGATGTTGGAGTTACGAATGCCTTTCTGCACGCGGGCACGAACCGGCGCCCAGTCCAGGGATTCGTTCAGGTCAACGTCGATGTACTTCTGGCCACGTTGCTCGATCAGGATCTGTTGCGAGTCCAGCGGCAGGATGCCTTTGGACCACAGCGAACCCTGGAACGTCTCGTAGGCGCCGCGCTCGTCGGCCAGGTCGCAGGATGCCTGGATCGCGTAGTAGCTGACCGCTTCCATCGACTTGTCGGCGAATTCGACCGCGGCATCGGAACCGTAAGGGATGTGCTGCAGGTACAGCGCATCCTGGAAGCCCATGATGCCCAGGCCGACCGGACGGTGCTTGAAGTTGGAGTTCTTCGCTTGCGGCACCGAGTAGTAGTTGATGTCGATCACGTTATCGAGCATGCGAACGGCGGTGTTCACGGTGCGTTCCAGCTTGGCGGTATCGAGCTTGCCGTTGGTGATGTGGTTCGGCAGGTTGATCGAGCCCAGGTTGCAAACGGCGATTTCGTCCTTGTTGGTGTTCAAGGTGATCTCGGTGCACAGGTTCGAGCTGTGGACCACGCCGACGTGCTGCTGCGGGCTGCGCAGGTTGCACGGGTCTTTGAAGGTCAGCCATGGATGGCCGGTTTCAAACAGCATGGACAGCATTTTGCGCCACAGGTCTTTGGCCTGGATGGTCTTGAACAGCTTGATCTTGCCCGGGTACTGGGACAGGGCTTCGTAGTACTCGTAGCGCTCTTCGAAGGCCTTGCCGGTCAGGTCGTGCAGGTCCGGCACTTCGGACGGCGAGAACAGGGTCCACTGACCGTCGTCGAAGACGCGCTTCATGAACAGGTCAGGGATCCAGTTGGCGGTGTTCATGTCGTGGGTACGACGACGATCATCACCGGTGTTCTTGCGCAGTTCGATGAACTCTTCGATGTCCATGTGCCAGGTTTCCAGGTAGGCACAGACAGCGCCTTTGCGCTTGCCACCCTGGTTGACGGCCACTGCGGTGTCGTTCACCACTTTCAGGAACGGAACAACGCCCTGGGACTTGCCGTTGGTGCCCTTGATGTACGAACCCAGCGCGCGCACCGGGGTCCAGTCGTTGCCCAGGCCGCCGGCGAATTTGGACAACATGGCGTTGTCGTGGATCGCGTGGTAGATGCCCGACAGGTCATCCGGCACGGTGGTCAGGTAGCAGCTCGACAGCTGTGGACGCAGGGTGCCGGCGTTGAACAGGGTCGGGGTCGAGGACATGTAGTCGAAGGACGACAACAGGTTGTAGAACTCGATCGCACGGTCTTCCTTGTTCTTCTCTTCGATCGCCAGGCCCATGGCCACGCGCATGAAGAAAATCTGCGGCAGTTCGAAACGGATACCGTCCTTGTGGATGAAGTAACGGTCGTACAGGGTTTGCAGGCCCAGGTAAGTGAACTGCTGATCGCGCTCGTGGTTGATCGCCTTGCCGAGTTTTTCCAGGTCGAAGGTGGCCAGGACCGGGTTCAGCAATTCGAATTCGATACCCTTGGCGATGTACGCAGGCAAGGCCTTGGCGTACAGGTCGACCATTTCGTGGTGGGTCGCGCTTTCGGCCACTTCCAGGAAGTTCAGGCCTTCGGCACGCAGGGTGTCCATCAGCAGGCGGGCGGTCACGAACGAGTAGTTCGGCTCACGCTCGACCAGCGTACGGGCAGTCATCACCAGGGCGGTGTTGACGTCGGTCAGGGCCACGCCGTCGTACAGGTTCTTCAGGGTTTCGCGCTGGATCAGGTCGCCGTCGACTTCTTCCAGGCCTTCGCACGCTTCGGTGACGATGGTGTTCAGGCGACCCATGTCCAGCGG
Encoded here:
- a CDS encoding flagella synthesis protein FlgN, whose protein sequence is MHDTNLLQLITDDFAPAQHLLQLLQTESIALHGRDMPLLEDILAQKQALIVLLEQHGRKRSEILASFNLPINRQGLEQLASQSSVGEQLLTQSDVLTDLLAQCQSANLKNGQSIVMQQAATATQLKILTGGEPPALYNASGSFSTLVKPRPLSQA
- a CDS encoding flagellar brake protein, which translates into the protein MSNALNAEDAPQPPKVLTTPLEISGNLRQLQDSHDPLIITFHERSQRFQSYLVDIDRERKTIVLDEMIPRDGERFLLAGEPFKVEGFHDGVRIAWDSNGPLTIDESGDTRCYRGPLPDQVVYHQRRNAFRAALKLAQLVNVDLDGEKLKAPISGKLLDISATGCKLRFEGDISSRLQLGQVYDRFAAALPFGKMTAPVELRYLHFEERISTTFAGVRFHNMSGLVQRQVERFVYQLQREARRFDKDDF
- a CDS encoding MFS transporter, which produces MRQIWKPFRALYFASLMMLIGSGLLSTYLALRLAADHVDSLWVGALMAANYFGLVLGGKIGHRLIARVGHIRAYSACAGIVGAAVLGHGLVDWLPAWLFLRVIVGLGMMCQYMVIESWLNEQAEAKQRGIVFSGYMIASYLGLVLGQLILVMHPGLGLELLMLVALCFALCLVPVALTQRIHPAAMHPAPMEPRFFIKRVPQSLSTVLGAGLIVGSFYGLAPLYASQQGLSTEQVGLFMGSCIFAGLLVQWPLGWLSDRYDRALLIRCFAFSLALAALPLAIMKQVPLEVLFIAGFLCSLVQFCLYPLAVAFSNDHVEGDRRVSLTAMLLVTYGVGASIGPLVAGVLMKLFGSQMLYAFFSFFALVLVWRIRPKAVTNLHQVDDAPLHHVAMPDSMSSSPLVACLDPRVDEQVVQEQMQNPVEPEPDPEPEPEREPVTETDSSADDEDLGREQSFTEARP
- the flgA gene encoding flagellar basal body P-ring formation chaperone FlgA, which gives rise to MNPDPTFFRRLTSNCRQGCGVLAAVCLFNAGSPAIADTLTLPDMLIGVTQGFLEFSVEDYLASSQTEGRYEIQVNPLDPRLRMPMCDKELTASLESPARPLGRVTVKVRCEGTSPWTVFVPAQVRLFRDIVTTTRPLRRMGIVEPEDVSLRERDISLINQGYLTSVDQAIGQKLTRPMVADQVITLVHLEQAEVISKGDQVVITARSGTLSVRMPGEALSNGGLRDQIRVKNLNSQRVIKAQVIAPGQVEVAM
- a CDS encoding chemotaxis protein CheV, which codes for MAGVMDSVNQRTQLVGQNRLELLLFRLDGQQLYGINVFKVREVLQCPKLTLMPKSNPVVCGVASIRGATIPILDLAMATGSGRLRDQSNPFVIITEYNTKTQGFLVRSVERIVNMNWEEIHPPPKGTGRDHYLTAVTRVDNQLVEIIDVEKVLAEVAPTPEAISVGVVDGDTRHKALSLRVLTVDDSSVARKQVSRCLQTVGVEVVALNDGRQALDYLRKLVEEGKKPEEEFLMMISDIEMPEMDGYTLTAEIRNDPRMQKLHIILHTSLSGVFNQAMVKKVGADDFLAKFRPDDLASRVVDRIKAADIS
- the flgM gene encoding flagellar biosynthesis anti-sigma factor FlgM is translated as MVIDFNRLNSSSPPMGSTRTAAARETADAGKSAPLNTPAEQASTVKSGESVHISNEAQQLQKVTDTLRDQPAVDKARVAELKAAIADGSYKVDSNRVASKLLNFEAQR
- a CDS encoding glutamine synthetase family protein, translating into MTAEGFLEGRRLQMARGVLLQCIMGGYPPARFYGSDDSDLALVPDPAQIHRLPWSKQPRAFAICDADELTGESSNLSTRGQLKAVIARYAALGLAPVVATELEFFVFAPNTDPTRPFQPPVGLDGRREDGHSAFSVSSNNGLRPFFSEVYECMAALGLPRDTFMHEMGVSQFEINLLHGDPLLLADQTLLFKHLLKEVALKHGLAVVCMAKPLAHTPGSSMHIHQSVVEIGTGRNVFSDEAGEPTAIFRHFIGGQQAGMADFTALFAPNVNSYQRLCHPFASPNNACWSHDNRAAGLRIPASSPVARRVENRLPGADANPYLAIAASLAAGLYGIENQLEPSEAIQGEFEVPDNLSLPCTLHAALERLTRSQLAKELFGEEFIEGYVASKTLELTSFLDEITPWERRVLAAQA